Within Myxocyprinus asiaticus isolate MX2 ecotype Aquarium Trade chromosome 18, UBuf_Myxa_2, whole genome shotgun sequence, the genomic segment tttactcctcacctcgcacAACATAAGATCataagctcgtctaggaatttcaccatattttggccttcttcgttctcaggaattccaacaattcggatgttgtttcgccggttacgattctcaaggtcttccaacttttcccaaacgcacaCCAAGtccatcttggtcgctagcggattagtagctaattccctctctgatgactccagataattgaccTGTTTCTCGATGTCCCCCACTCTTGCAACcagctcagtgaatttcatctctatggcagtaatcgatcgacgtattacagcaagatcctccaagtcagaaacgacctttgccagcattgccgacatgctcgacagttgacgctgaatctctcctgccacaccgtccaaactgagtccccggtctgtggccctgtcaggggtatcagcttgagcatgtaagtgtctaaTAATGTCTatagagcccaaggattttgaattctttgacatattgtcttcataggacagttatggaacagggtgtatcgaatttcaccggtttatgacacaaaaagtattaaaaactagcagtgcgcagagctcgctgttcacacgtctgaccctcgcatggcgccaagCGATTcctattataggaaatattaagattcAAGATAGAAAACAGGATGGGATAAAGTGGGTCAAAAGGCAGATTAGAACCTGTGTCATCAGcacaaaaaagcacatccacattGTCGTCACACACCACGCCACTGCAGCAAAActaggggtgcagtttgtcttcaatttctgtgtttccaccagactatttgagtgcaaatagtcacCCCGTGtgacagatgctatttacacctagtgcaaatagtcattcCGTAATAAATTtataagacatgctgcatcaagcatgtagaaCATTTAGAGATACATATAATCCCTGTGAATCTAGACAGGTGTTGTTGGGGAGGAGGATGGTTTCAGAAAGAAAACTCCCATAGTGCTGTAGTGAAACCTGCAAACAGCTGAGGAAATTTAAATGATAGTTGAGAGAGCGTACACATGTATGCAGATTACATGTCTGCAAACATATCAGATGCACCATgcgagctgattggcttaacAGATTAAATTGGTTTACACATTACATGTTCAAAGGAGCTTGTGCATATATAGAGTTTCATGACTGGATCATTTAAATTATATCAGATAACATATTCAGTCTGGTGgcactaaaataataaaattaaactaaaacctGAATATTCAGTATTCTGGAAATagaaaactaaactgaaaatagaaaacacagaaaaagctaaaaactgaaaactaacaaaaacataattaaattgaaaggacaaattaaaaataaaatagaaataaaaacttaattcaaAACCCATTTCAAATTCAGAAAAGTCATTTACACCACTTACTGAATGAATTATGGTCTGGACAACAGCATTATATGGTGCTACGTTCAGTATTCAAGGCATACACAGCCAGCCATTGAGCACCCCACTATGGTTCTGTTAACACAGCTATTTCAGAGTTATTCCTCAAGGTGCCAATTAAACCAGCCACTGAGCTCACTGATCGCGTGCATACATGCATAAACACAGGTATGCACACaaccacacatatacacattcacacacacaaaggtTCTCAGGAAGTTTGACTGATCATCTGTCAGGGGACCCTTTGAAACAGTAGCAGTCTCCCACCAGACTGAAAGGGTCAAGCTTAGGCCTAGACTGTTCCTCTCGCTGAGATCTCAGAAGAACAGCaggaaatataaacataatttgtGCTGTATGACATTCATAGTGTTGTTGAAGGACAAATTTCCACTGTGTACTGTACACAGTATTTCACTGTATAATAGGTAACAGACTCTCTGCCCTTCAGTGTATGAAAGAAGAGGGGATTTAACATGAAaaccaaaaaacattaaaatgacaaaacaagTTTTTTGCATTATCCTTCATTGTAATTTTTTGTCTTAAAAAACAAGATATTCACTCCAATGTTTAACTTATTCATCactgtttattttcttaaaattcaCAAAAGTGTGTTGTTAGCAGTTTTCAGGATGGCTCTGTGTATCGATTGTGGCTGTAAACTATGTCTCCAACCCACATCAGTTTACAGCTCTAGCAGTGCTGCAGCACTTGAGATGGGTTATTTGTTTTGACTTGCGGTGTCATTTTGAGCATCCTCCAGAACTAATCCTTAAATCCTCActcactaaaaatgaacaatacagtGTAAAAACATTGTAGCCAGTGTTGGGTaggttactcaaaaagtaatccactaaaatTTACCAATTACTTCTccaaaactgtaatcagattacttcagCGAAAAAGCTATCACGTAATGAATTACTTTatgaaacacttttcacagaaaagttttttttttttccgcttaACGAGTTTAGAATAATGTCTATTTCTTCTATGGCTTGACAATATGCAATAACAAAGTTGTCAAAAGAATCGTATATAACCACCTCTCATTCGCCGTCACACAAGTATCcgtctacaacaacaggtggaaaattataaatgtaactataacaataatgataattgaaatataaatacattttatgttcaAGTTGAATAtgtttttgtatggttttatgatttattcacacatatatactgttcataaagtgaacctgcagagttgcattcaagATGCATGTTAAGAGCGAACTGCTCCCTGTAAAGCTAACCAAATTTCGAgtacctcctgagatggtctttggtcatttgcagcattctcatagtcAACACCATTCTTGCTAACTGTTTTTGGATGactgaaacaaaaaagaaagtgataactctttacatgcgtgtgttccacgagacacgtTCCCGCTGCACACCTCTGAAAAAAACATCaatggcttttctgttgtgtgttcttaaaaatataataaagtgagtttcctcaagcatatgtctttgtgtctaacagcatttcttgtcatttgtcactccAAGACATCTTGCAGGTCGCCCTTCTTGTGAAAATTACCCACCACTGTGCATGAAATATCCCGCATTTGGTGGGTCGTGTGTGCTTATTTCAAACCTTGGGCTACTATGGTTTtgtcatttcccgatattgtaGAACATCATCTGTCAATGGGCGTCTAAATCTGCATCGcaatatttgtcagatatcgtcgatatccgattacatcgtcaaatTGCTCAACCCTAATTTTCTCCTTGTCCATTGTCAcacgcccttcagctgtcacagaaacgtaaacagatgtacatatgaacatgtatgaaatgtattatacataaataatattattttagaaatatgtgtaacccaagtaatgcattttaaagtaattaactttaaataaattgaaggtaactgtaatctgattaaaataatttaaaatgtagtgagttacactacttttttggactacagtaactaattactttgtaatcagacaCCAAACACTTGTGGTAACCTGTAATTGTTACCCTAAAGAGCtatctgatctaacccttaattTTAATCTAATGTATTCCGGTTATACTCAgtgatattaaatcatattttggacttttttttgttttttttgttttttttttcagtgaagcaTTATAGAGTACAGTAGAACTTCCTTGTCCTTCGTTTTAGACTATGGCTTGAGTTTCAGGTTGCAGATTTATCTTTATCAGAGATTGTCACTTTTTATCTTGATTAGGTATTATATATGTCTGTTGCAGATCCTGGGATGATTTTCATGACTGTGCAAATGTGGCCATGGCTGGATGCCCTGACGAGGCTGCTGCAGTGTGGGAGTCTCTGAGACAAGAGTCCAAAAAGATGCAATTTTCTGGAAACCTGTATGAGATGTGCTCCATTCGTAGCCAATCGGCAGCTGCCTCTGATTCCCAAAGCCCAGATGAGACCAATCAGGAATTGTTAAAGGGACACGCCAGTCATAAAAGTGTGACTCAGTACACTTTTCTGACCTTTTGTTTGCCTGTACTACTACTGATTCCATGGATATAATCACATCTATCTGCTTTCTCAAAAAGAATGTGCAGGACATTGACAAAGATATTGACTGGTTTTGTTTTGACATTTCCATAAAGATCTTATCAATAATAAGACTAATTCTATGCTATAAATCAAACTTttcaaagcaaaaaaataatgttattttcacaCAGGGGATAGTACGCAGACAAACACATGTTTTCAGGTGCAAAGCTTACACCCAAgtctgtcaaaaataaataaataaatctcttctgttaaaaatgacaaaattaatttaaagtacAAGCAGGGCacaattcaaaacaaataaattaaattcattaGGTGGACCAAAAAATGCAACTCAAGACCTGATGAGGACAAATCAAAGAGCTGACAATGCCGaaagatatttaaaaacatttgaacCCCTTTAAATTAAATGAGAATACTCTAGTAGAGTACCACTTAGTGAGCTATGAGTATCAAAGCAATGTAAAGAGCcctcaaacatttttattatttcacttTGTAGTGTAATCTTCTTTTGTAGGCCTTTGAGATGATTAACTTTAAGTATTACTCCAATTTAAAGTAAATCTAAGCAACACAGCTCACCTACAAGCTTTTTAGCCTGAATGTCTTTGGGTGATGGTTTAAACTCTCAGTTTCTTAATGACAGGTTCATTGattcagtttaaaggaatagttcagccaaaatgaaaatgttgtcatcatttactcaccgtcatgttattcca encodes:
- the LOC127455973 gene encoding neuritin-like protein, yielding MNGGLLHTSVLSSESVHWYTFRMTPLLCNACLILPVALHLLLVPSPCSASVTRRCGSIYKGFAQCLITLGDSLSVSAQKDEDMQEIDSVCKSWDDFHDCANVAMAGCPDEAAAVWESLRQESKKMQFSGNLYEMCSIRSQSAAASDSQSPDETNQELLKGHASHKSVTQYTFLTFCLPVLLLIPWI